In the Methanobacterium sp. genome, TGCTCAAAATGGTGGATGAAGCCATGCTGGGAAGTGAAACTGACATGTTCAGCACGGTCAGTAAAATAGATCCAGATATTATTACCATAGGCCCTGATCAAAACTTTGACTTAGATTGGTTACGAAAAAAGCTAAAAGAAAAAAACCTTAAGGCAAAAGTGGTTAAAATCAATGGTTACCATGAAACTTCCTTGGATAGTTCCTGTAAAATCATAAAAAAGATTAAAGAATCTGATTTTCCCCCGGATAGCTTCAAACACTGTTAATTTATTGCAATTCCTTTTTTTTATTAAATATTACATTTCCTATTTTTTGTAAAGGTTGGATTGATAGAGTTTATTGATATTTAAAATTGTAAATTTAATTTATTTTCATGGCTTTTAATTAATTTTACATAGCTCAAGCTAATATATTTAAAAAAAAAGAAAAAAGAAAGGATTTAGAAGGGCAGCTCGGTGTATGTCCCTTTTTTTGTCCACGTACTTGTGTCCCAGCTTTTTACTGATCCTAGCGAATTTCGGTAACTAGTTCCATCCGCTGTATACCAAATTCCATTGGCATATATCTCAGCCCATACATGACCATACCATGTTTTACTGGTAGTGAAGTAACAGTTCCCGTGTACATATCTTGCTGGTAATCCAGCTGCTCTTGAAAGGGCCACGATTAGGTGTGAATGGTCACAACAATTACCACTCCTGGAAGAGAGCGTTTGAACCGCTCCTTTCTCAGTGTTGTAGTAAAAGGAATATTCGAGGTTGTCTCGCACCCAGTTAAAGATGCGAGTGGCCTTATCATAGCTAGATGTCGCCCCCGAGGTTATGTTCTGGGCCAGTGCAATAATGTTGGGGTTGTTAACTTGGCAGTTGGCAGTTGTTTGCAAGTAAATTTGCAAGCTACTGGGTATTGTTTCTGTTGGTGTTGACGTACCACCTGAACTTATGGAGCTCCATGGTTTCATCACCGCATAGTTTGGCAAGTACTTCTCATTTCCATAGAAAGCCACCACCCGACTGAAGAGGTAAACCAAAGATTCGTAACGAATTTTCCCTAGAGTAGTTGACCCATAATTAGG is a window encoding:
- a CDS encoding FAD synthase — translated: MATGTFDLIHPGHGYYLEESKKLGGHDARLVVVVARESTVRARKRVPIVPEKQRLKVVQMLKMVDEAMLGSETDMFSTVSKIDPDIITIGPDQNFDLDWLRKKLKEKNLKAKVVKINGYHETSLDSSCKIIKKIKESDFPPDSFKHC
- a CDS encoding transglutaminase domain-containing protein; amino-acid sequence: PNYGSTTLGKIRYESLVYLFSRVVAFYGNEKYLPNYAVMKPWSSISSGGTSTPTETIPSSLQIYLQTTANCQVNNPNIIALAQNITSGATSSYDKATRIFNWVRDNLEYSFYYNTEKGAVQTLSSRSGNCCDHSHLIVALSRAAGLPARYVHGNCYFTTSKTWYGHVWAEIYANGIWYTADGTSYRNSLGSVKSWDTSTWTKKGTYTELPF